The Juglans regia cultivar Chandler chromosome 10, Walnut 2.0, whole genome shotgun sequence genome includes the window ACAATGGGAGGAGCACAAGAGTTTTGTAACCAACAGGCAACAGGTTAGGTCTATGATaaatagcaattttttttttccgcttTCCCAGTTGTAGtcaaaaggaaataataatacttttttttttttctttgctattGTAATTTTCTCGCTACAAAATATAGAGATTTTTTACACCACTTTACAGAGTTAAAGTAAATCTTTCTTATGTTTCCTTGTAGCAAATGTAGTGCTCCTTGTCCATGGAAgattgattttcaattttttagggAACGTTGTATGTACGTACTCCACAATGACTGCTTGTACAGCGGCCTGTTAAAAAACCTTCCCCTATATAGCTCCAAACCTCCTCAGACATACGTTTTTAACTTTAGGTTCAAAGGTTATCATTTAGCCTAATTCTGATCAAGTCCATTGTTATCTTGCCTCTAGCAGAATCTTAACAGTACCAAATAagaagtataattatatttgaatggCAAAgctggaaacaaataaaagctTGGACTAGTGCAAATTATATCGACTATATCCTAACATGGACAACTTGTCAGCACATATTAGAACAAAATAAGCAGAACAAACTAAGGACGGCTTATATGCAAGGTCGGTAGATTCAGCTGCACAAAAATGTACTATCATGACTTCGGGAGTAAAATTAGTCAATAAATGTCTCAGATATTCATCTGTATAGGCCAACTCGGGAttgattttcttcatcttccatcCATTCTTTCCTCTTTCTGTTTCTGATATTGTGCATGCCAAAATGACCAACTGGATACTTCATAGGGTGTTCTTAGATATAACTTCACCAAACCGAACAAACCACTGAGCATCAGAAGAATTTTTATCCTGCTGAACCGGCAGCTGCTGCATTTTCAATTGTTGTTGCCCCTTGTCAATCATGAATTGAGCATAGTCAATGGTATCTGGTGGTTCAACACAAGGTTTCCCAAGATGAGTTGGAAGCAGGGAGACCAGAACCCTAGCTACCTCATGCATGGCTGGCCTCTCAGAAGGGTTCCGCTTCGTGCATAGCAAAGCAAGTTGGAAGGTCTTTCTGACATGGGCTAAATCTATGCATGTCACAGAAACCTCGGGATCAACAGCCTCCATTACTGTATTATCATCTGCCTTGGACATTATCTGGGAATAAATACAATCATGTgagagacaagaaaataaactaaaatcagcaaacttaagaaataagTCTTAGATCTGCTCAAGACGTTAATTTGGCACACAAGTTGGAAATCCTCATATTGAACGAATGCTCCCAACTTTTGCAAAAGTTGGGATTGATAGTCCCAATACCCAGAAAAGACATCATCCCAAATTAGACGTCAAAAAGGCCATACAAGCCAGATTATCCAACCAAGTTTGACCTCACCTTGAACTTCATCTATAGCCAAGAGTCTTTAATAGTTCATAAAGAAAGAATTTCCCGATATTGAAGACATACCAGTTGGTGTAAGTTTGATTCATTGTCCACTGCCTTCTTCCCAGTAAGTAGCTCCAGGAGAACAATGCCATAGCTATAAACATCTGATTTTTCATTGAGTCGGGAGGTTCGGGCATACTCTGGGTCAATGTAGCCAATTGTTCCAAGAACGTAAGTGGATGCGTGAGTTTTTGTAGTTGAGATGCATTTGGCAATCCCAAAATCAGAGAGATGAGCCTCAAAATTCTCGTCCAGCAGGATATTTGAGGACTTAACATCCCTGTGTATAATTCGGGGGTTGCAATCATGATGAAGATAAGAAAGTCCCTGAGCAACCCCAACAGCTATATTCAGTCGCGCCTCCCAATCAAGTTTAACTTTCTTTGATGGTCCTGTTGTACAAGTCACAACGATACAAGGGAGAGATGAGATGCATATAGTAATTGAAAATGTAAATCAAACAAGTCAGGCAAAATGGTACTTATCCTAGACTAAAAAACATATCCAAAaatttattgttaaatataCAAACTCTCCAAATTCCCGAAGTTGTAAAAGATATAAATCTTAAACCAGTTCAAAATGATTCAGTATTGTCATAGATATCATTACCCAAAGTAAATATGCAAGTTCGTTTATTTGCACAATCCGTTACCCAACTTCAGTTATGCGCATGATTCTACATTCAAAAGGACCAAAACAAAACAGCAGCTTTCTTCCAGAGTTTAAAACAGATTTAGtttcagaatttaaaaaagataacaGCCTACCTTTTTAATCATACCCCCCCATCCATAATCGCCAAAAATGACTCATGACTCATCATATTAAAATTCACCAAAATTAACAAATGAAACCACAATTTAGGTAGCTAACCATGAAGGAGATCCCATAGAGAACCGTTTTCCATGTAGTCATAGAAGAGGAGGTTTCCATAGGGAGACAGGGCATATCCATGTAGGCTGACCAGGTTTCTGTGTCGGATGCTACCAATGGTTTGAAGTTCAGTCTCAAATTCTCGCACATTGTTTGGATATTGGTTGTAAATTCGCTTAATTGCAATTGGTCGGGAATTCTTCAAGACGCACTTGTAAACCGTGCTAGAAGCACCATATCCTATAACATACTTCTCACTCAGATTCTCCGTGATTCTCATTATATCATCAAAGGTGTGAATAGCCATATCCATGTGAAGAATGACAAGCGTGGGATgacctaaaaagaaaagaaatgcatCTCAGGACACggagttaaaaaagattgtaataTTTTACAAGTAGACCGTCAAGAATAATGCACATACCATGTCTGGTCCCTTTAGATCCCTTTGTCAATTGCTTTGGTTGGTTGGATTTGTAGATAGCAACTATCACCGTGGACAATAATGTAATGAAGCCCAGTGTCATACAAATAACCGCAGCTCTAGAGAAAAGCACtgtaataaaagaaaataacttaaGCTATATTAAGATACAAATAACCACAAACATGCACTCGCACCTATCTTCCTGACAAATATATAGAATTGGAATGTGAAAGGCCAAGGCTCCAACAAAATGACTCAAAACAGTCAGATTAGTACCTCTGGATTTTGGCACATAAGGTCCACTTATTGATCCCAACCAGTTGCCACATAATAATGGATTCCCTATGAAGCTGACAtaaaaatacccaaaatcatCCTAGGAGCcactagaaaaataataataataataataataataatcattctTTTGCCATACCTGTCAGGTGAAAACCGTGAGAAGTTCCTCAAAGGAGGTACAACTCCCGATAAATTATTGTAAGAGACATTCCTAAAATATCAAGGAATAAAGTTTTTAAGAGGCTTCAAAAACTGCATgaatgaatttttaaatttaaaagttaatttatttttagaagagGAAAAGGGAAGTAAACTTACAGAGTAGCCAGGCTGAAACAATTTGTTAGTTGATCAGGAATTTTTCCATTCAAGTTGTTGTTGTTAAGAATCCTACCAAAACATTTTAACAAGGAAATGGCTTTAGCCAAAAATGTGACTCCCACAAAACCATCATCGTTTTAAGAAAGGAAAAGCAGCCGATTACTCACAGAGAGACAATATTCTGCAGCTGACCGAACTCTGGAGGGATGTTACCAGAGAAATTATTGAATGACATGTCACTATCATTACAGACAAATATCATTACCAATAGGAAAAGATCAAAAGGTGATGGCTCAAGATTACACCAACAAAGACCACAACATATATAAGCTTAAAAACTCACATAATCTGTATACTTCTGAGGTTGCCAAATTCAGCTGGCAGAGACCCATCAAGATGATTGTTACTCAAATTCCTGCATGTGCACATATTGATCATGAATATTAACACCAAACATTAATGTAAgtcaaaaatagaagaaaaagtagGAAAGAATAAGCTTTGACTGCAGACTTACAGGGTGAGAAGGTGCTCCAAGTCACCAACTGAAGCTGGAACAGGTCCAGAGAAGTTGTTGCCAGAGAGATCACTGAAACAGAAAAGGAATTTTCACAGATCCTACCCAGCCAAGATGGATATTAAGCAGCAAAAAAACATGTTATGAAACTTACAGTGTATCAAGATTAATGATGTGTCCAAGCTCTAGCGGAATCCTGCCTTTGAAATTGTTAGCCGATAGATTTCTGCGGTCCAGAAATTTTTCTATCAACGTACAGGAAGGGAATTCAACATAATCATAACTGCTAAATAATTCAAACCCAGTGAGTCGAAACTTACAGATAAGTCAAGCTCTCTAGATTGCGCAAACCCAAAGGGATTGATCCATTTAGGTGATTACCATGCACATTGCTTCAGGAAGTGGGCAAGAAAAGCAAACGTAAAAgtcaaaatgcaaaaaaaaatttacattgcATAAGATCACATGAAAAGGATAAAACTTATGACATACttcaaaaacagaacaaaaaggTACAGAATAGGACTATCTTACAATTTATTCAATGCTATACAGAAGCTTATGTTGGGTGGAATCAGTCCTTCAAGCTCATTGTTGGCAAGATTCCTGAGGCATAGAAGGACATGAAAATCAACGGAACATTGTTGTCAAAAAGAACCCAACATATAGAAACAAAGACTCACAATTCAAACAACTGGTCCAGCTTCCCAAGTTCAGCAGGAATCTGCCCAACCAGTTTGTTGTCGTTCAGTTGCCTGCGAAAACTTTTAGCTCAGAAAATTATCGATAATAGAACATTACATCCAAAAGATATATACTTCGGGGAAAAATCTCACAGGTAGCTAAGTTTTAACATATTGCCAAGCTCTGGAGGAATTGGACCAGTGAGGTTGTTACCATGGAGGTACCTGGAGCAACATGTGTCAAATgcaaataatgatatatatctATAGTATGTCAATTCATTTTTCAAGCAACAGAAGCTCACAGTTTGCCCGTGTACGACAAGTTGCCAAGTATTGGTGGTATTGGCCCAACGAGTTCATTCTCACTCAAATCCCTGTCAGTCAAAGATGGAGAGCGTAACTTataaccaaccaaccaacctcACCACATACACTTTTATAtgcatcaataaaaataaaaataaaaagtaaaataagcAAGAATGCCAATACATACAGAACGGCAAGGGCCTGCATCAGACCAATCACCTCTGGGATCTTCCCCGTTAGTCTATTTCCTTGCAGGGACCTAAAAGAAAGGACAGTAATAGATGGAATGTTGTCTCATATCAATGAGAATCAAgaatgaatatgaaattttcataaatagcAAACTCCTCAACTCTTCCTCACAAATTGAGTTCCCAAAGAGATTCGGAGTTGacgggtaaaaaaaaaaaaaaaaaactcaagtcTGCCAGGAAACTAACAGAGTGGCCACTTGTAAGAATCCAATATTGTATGGAATCTCCCCGGTTATCTGATTGTAGGATATATCCCTGAGATCCAAATGATGAAAGTTACAATCTTCTATGCATTAAAATATGTAGATAATTAAACAATCAAATCAACAGTAGCCAAAGGAAGGAAACATACAAGATTTCAAAACTTGTGCAGTTCCCAATACTTTCTGGGATTGTACCAGTGAGATTATTGCCTCTAACATCACTGGAAAAAACATATGAAAACTTCCATTTGTTAAAAGATAATGCAAGTCTAAAGAAACAATGCATGGGGAATAAAAGATTAGAAATCTATAAATACACAAATACTCACAAATACCACAGGCCAGTTAATTGACACATATCAGGTGAAAGTGTTCCAGTTAAAGAATTTCCACGTAGCCCCCTGTAAAAACAATTACAACCAGATGATTTAAATGTTGGAGGCTTTGCAAGACTGGATTCTTAGATAAACGTTTAGCCATGGGAGGAATAAGACATTTCAACATAGTGACAAGTTAACCATGACATCAAATTATAAGCATGCCACTTTTGCCGACGATATATTCATATGAGCCCCGTGGTAAGTTCCCAATTACTTACAGGTATTGTAGTACTTCATTCCAATACAGAAGTCTTGGTATCTCCCCAGTAATCTGGTTCCGGGCAAGGTcgctaaaaaataaaaccaagtaaacaagacattttttatgaaataaatatacatCAATGCTGATGAATACCATGATAGACAATGAGGACACCAGCATCGTAGAAATGACTCCAAAAGAAACTATATTTGCAAGTGAAAGCAAACATGATCCAGAGAAAAGGAAAGCTTACagagttttgagatttggaaTCTGGGTTAGAGTTGACGGGATGGGACCAGTCAGTTGATTGTTCTTAAAATTCCTGTATTCACGAATATAAATTCTTAGTCAAACCGAACCAAAAACATTACAATACGAAACATTACATACATTCTAAAAGACAACGAAGAACTCAGGACTTACAAAAGCTCAAGCTGCTTAAGCTTAGATATCGAAAAGGGTATGTCCCCAAACATCAAATTCTCAGATAAATCCCTGCATTTAGAATAATACGTGACATTAGAAAAGCAACATGGAACATAAGTTTAAAATGATGCACAAATGGGcataaagggaaaaataaaggaaaattggAAATGGTACAGATGCACAAGAGAAGCACAGTTCCCAAGTTCGTCCGGTATTTGACCAGTAAGCTTATTCCCCTGCAAGTCTCTGCcatattttcataaaacaacGTCAGACTTTACTAAAATTGCAACTCTAAAATTTCAAgtaaagtataaaaataaacagaagCGTACATGTATTGCAAGTTTCTCAAATCACCAATTGCCGGCGAAATCACTCCACCCAGGTTCAAATTAGATAGATTCCTGCAAAAATGTACCGGAAACATTGGAACTAAATAGAAATCCATGTCACTTCGGAAGAAGAAAAGGCCATACCATAGCGCTTCAGAACAATAGTGCAAGAAAACATAAAACAGAGAAAGTGAAAATTAGAGAGTAGCATACAGAGTAAGCACAGAGAGGCTGGTGTTGTCACAAAAGACGCCGCGCCAGGAACAGAAATCGTCGTCGTGCACGTCGTCCCAGTCAAGCAAAACGTTCGCTACGTTGCTAAACGAGGCCTTGATCAACATTAGCGCTTTTCCTACAAATATCACCCTCCGTTAGTAGATTAAAGAAAGTTAGCTTGTAACCAAATAAAACAATGCAAGTGCCTTAATCGGTACCATGTTATAATCAAGAGACAACGCCGGCGTAAAT containing:
- the LOC108988839 gene encoding LRR receptor-like serine/threonine-protein kinase ERL1 codes for the protein MGEVVFLKWRSKKFSLCLIMAVLVLLSPIVYGLNDEGKALMLIKASFSNVANVLLDWDDVHDDDFCSWRGVFCDNTSLSVLTLNLSNLNLGGVISPAIGDLRNLQYIDLQGNKLTGQIPDELGNCASLVHLDLSENLMFGDIPFSISKLKQLELLNFKNNQLTGPIPSTLTQIPNLKTLDLARNQITGEIPRLLYWNEVLQYLGLRGNSLTGTLSPDMCQLTGLWYFDVRGNNLTGTIPESIGNCTSFEILDISYNQITGEIPYNIGFLQVATLSLQGNRLTGKIPEVIGLMQALAVLDLSENELVGPIPPILGNLSYTGKLYLHGNNLTGPIPPELGNMLKLSYLQLNDNKLVGQIPAELGKLDQLFELNLANNELEGLIPPNISFCIALNKFNVHGNHLNGSIPLGLRNLESLTYLNLSANNFKGRIPLELGHIINLDTLDLSGNNFSGPVPASVGDLEHLLTLNLSNNHLDGSLPAEFGNLRSIQIIDMSFNNFSGNIPPEFGQLQNIVSLILNNNNLNGKIPDQLTNCFSLATLNVSYNNLSGVVPPLRNFSRFSPDSFIGNPLLCGNWLGSISGPYVPKSRVLFSRAAVICMTLGFITLLSTVIVAIYKSNQPKQLTKGSKGTRHGHPTLVILHMDMAIHTFDDIMRITENLSEKYVIGYGASSTVYKCVLKNSRPIAIKRIYNQYPNNVREFETELQTIGSIRHRNLVSLHGYALSPYGNLLFYDYMENGSLWDLLHGPSKKVKLDWEARLNIAVGVAQGLSYLHHDCNPRIIHRDVKSSNILLDENFEAHLSDFGIAKCISTTKTHASTYVLGTIGYIDPEYARTSRLNEKSDVYSYGIVLLELLTGKKAVDNESNLHQLIMSKADDNTVMEAVDPEVSVTCIDLAHVRKTFQLALLCTKRNPSERPAMHEVARVLVSLLPTHLGKPCVEPPDTIDYAQFMIDKGQQQLKMQQLPVQQDKNSSDAQWFVRFGEVISKNTL